One Aquisediminimonas profunda genomic region harbors:
- a CDS encoding OPT family oligopeptide transporter, which produces MRELTFRGVVLGGFITLLFTAANVYLGLKVGLTFATSIPAAVISMALLRIAGNSNILENNIVQTIASAAGTLAAIIFVLPGLVMIGWWQGFPYWITAAVCAIGGTLGVMFSVPLRRALVTGSDLPYPEGVAAAEVLRVGFGSADGAAENAKGLRMIVLGSLTSAGFALLAAMKVAAAEVATTFRVGAGASGASTSLSMALIGVGHLVGLSVGIAMAVGMLVTWAGLVPILTAMHGASGDITALVDDTFRNDVRFIGAGTIGVAALWSLFRILGPIIRGIRGAMATADARKSGQALELTERDLPISIVGGTILALLLPIAGLLWVFAADTAIADGIAPVILGTLVYVLVIGVVIASVCGYMAGLIGASNSPVSGVGILAVLGAALLLVLVYGRGGTVEQTQALIAYAIFTTGIVFSIATISNDNLQDLKTGQLVGATPWKQQVALVIGVIFGSLVIPPVLDLLNAAFGYSGAPNAGPNALAAPQAALISALARGVLGDSLNWGLIGFGAVLGAVSIIVDETLGRFGKMRLPPLCVGMGIYLPMALTLLIPIGAVLGHFYDRSVKTHRDPEFARRMGVLAATGLIVGESLFGVAFAGIVASAGGDAPLAVVGDSFRTPGIAIGLVLFIGAVGALYRAARKAVSEG; this is translated from the coding sequence ATGCGCGAACTGACATTCCGCGGTGTGGTCCTTGGCGGTTTCATCACCTTGCTGTTCACTGCGGCCAATGTCTATCTGGGCCTCAAGGTCGGCCTGACCTTTGCAACCTCGATTCCGGCGGCAGTGATTTCGATGGCCTTGCTGCGTATCGCCGGGAACTCGAACATCCTTGAAAACAATATCGTCCAGACGATTGCGTCTGCAGCCGGGACGCTCGCCGCGATCATCTTTGTGCTACCGGGCCTGGTCATGATCGGCTGGTGGCAGGGCTTCCCGTACTGGATCACTGCTGCGGTCTGCGCGATCGGCGGGACTTTGGGCGTTATGTTTTCGGTGCCGTTGCGGCGCGCACTCGTTACCGGGTCCGACCTGCCCTATCCCGAAGGCGTGGCTGCAGCGGAAGTACTCCGGGTCGGTTTCGGGTCGGCAGATGGTGCAGCGGAAAACGCCAAGGGCCTGAGAATGATTGTCCTCGGGTCACTGACATCGGCTGGCTTTGCATTGCTTGCAGCAATGAAGGTGGCGGCGGCAGAGGTCGCGACGACATTCAGGGTTGGCGCGGGGGCAAGCGGCGCTTCGACCAGCCTGTCGATGGCCCTGATCGGTGTCGGCCACCTTGTCGGGCTTTCGGTTGGCATCGCGATGGCAGTCGGGATGCTCGTCACCTGGGCGGGGCTGGTACCGATCCTTACTGCGATGCATGGTGCGAGCGGAGATATCACCGCGTTGGTGGATGATACATTCCGCAACGACGTGCGCTTTATCGGCGCCGGAACGATCGGCGTTGCCGCCTTGTGGAGCCTGTTCCGAATCCTTGGCCCTATCATTCGCGGGATTCGCGGCGCAATGGCAACGGCTGACGCTCGCAAGTCCGGGCAAGCGCTCGAACTGACAGAGCGCGACCTGCCCATCAGCATTGTCGGCGGAACGATCCTCGCGCTGCTTCTCCCAATCGCCGGGTTGTTGTGGGTTTTTGCAGCCGATACCGCCATTGCCGACGGCATTGCACCGGTGATCCTCGGCACGCTGGTCTATGTGCTGGTCATTGGCGTCGTCATTGCATCGGTGTGCGGTTACATGGCCGGGCTCATCGGGGCATCGAACAGTCCGGTTTCGGGGGTCGGCATCCTTGCCGTTCTGGGTGCTGCGCTGCTGCTGGTTCTGGTCTATGGACGCGGCGGCACGGTCGAGCAAACCCAGGCGCTGATTGCCTATGCCATCTTCACCACCGGCATCGTCTTTTCGATTGCGACGATATCGAATGACAATCTTCAGGATCTGAAAACCGGGCAACTTGTCGGCGCAACGCCCTGGAAGCAGCAGGTGGCGCTCGTGATCGGTGTTATCTTTGGCTCGCTGGTCATTCCCCCGGTGCTGGACCTGCTGAATGCAGCGTTCGGCTACTCCGGAGCGCCTAATGCAGGGCCCAACGCCCTCGCTGCACCACAGGCCGCACTCATCTCGGCGCTCGCCAGAGGCGTATTGGGTGACAGCCTGAATTGGGGCCTTATCGGATTCGGTGCCGTGCTGGGTGCCGTATCGATCATTGTCGACGAGACACTGGGCCGGTTTGGCAAGATGCGATTGCCGCCGCTCTGCGTGGGCATGGGCATCTATCTGCCCATGGCGCTGACACTGTTGATCCCGATCGGCGCTGTGCTGGGACATTTTTATGATCGAAGCGTCAAGACTCACCGCGATCCGGAATTCGCCCGGAGGATGGGCGTACTCGCAGCAACGGGCCTGATCGTGGGGGAAAGCCTGTTCGGCGTTGCCTTTGCCGGGATCGTTGCCAGCGCCGGAGGCGACGCGCCACTGGCCGTGGTCGGAGACAGTTTCAGGACCCCCGGCATTGCAATCGGGCTGGTACTGTTCATTGGCGCGGTTGGCGCCCTCTATCGGGCGGCCCGCAAAGCAGTGAGCGAAGGCTAG
- a CDS encoding cytochrome P450, which produces MTMPILPTDIAAALVDPKAYGEWNGLHEKYSWARANMPLAIAENERFDPFWAVTKHADILEISKNNVRFASAVRSPTLVDRDAEALVKAITPNHDGHLIRSLVQMDAPDHMKYRLLTQSWFMPKNLRTIEARIREIARDTVEKMLAMGGECDFAKDVAAYYPLHVVMNILGVPPEDEPRMLMLTQQLFGPTDPEINRARAEIVSAEQAIQMLQFVIADFETYFAAITADRRAHPRDDLATVIATGTINGAPIPDREANGYYMIVATAGHDTTSASTAGAIMELAKNPALFARYRDGTADTAGLIEEAIRWTTPVQHFLRTATEDCELSGQKIAKGDWLMLCYPSGNRDEAVFEDPFTFNPDRTPNNQIAFGFGGHVCLGQHLARMEMRILMEELLPRLKSIELAGEPARVESTFVGGLKRLPIRFEAN; this is translated from the coding sequence TGCCGCTCGCAATTGCTGAAAATGAGCGGTTCGATCCGTTCTGGGCCGTCACGAAGCACGCCGATATTCTTGAAATCAGCAAGAACAACGTGCGTTTCGCCAGCGCCGTTCGCTCTCCCACTCTGGTCGATCGGGACGCTGAGGCGCTGGTCAAGGCCATTACGCCGAACCATGATGGCCACTTGATCCGTTCGCTTGTCCAGATGGATGCGCCGGATCACATGAAATACCGACTGCTGACGCAAAGCTGGTTCATGCCCAAGAATTTGCGCACCATCGAAGCCCGCATTCGGGAGATCGCCCGCGACACGGTCGAAAAGATGCTGGCAATGGGCGGCGAATGCGATTTCGCCAAGGATGTTGCGGCCTATTATCCGCTCCACGTCGTGATGAACATTCTCGGGGTCCCCCCGGAGGATGAGCCCCGGATGCTCATGCTGACCCAGCAATTGTTTGGCCCGACCGATCCCGAAATCAACCGGGCGCGGGCGGAAATTGTCAGTGCTGAACAGGCAATCCAGATGCTGCAGTTCGTTATTGCCGATTTCGAGACTTATTTTGCGGCAATTACGGCGGACCGACGCGCCCACCCGAGAGATGATCTTGCCACGGTGATTGCCACAGGCACAATCAATGGGGCGCCTATTCCGGACCGCGAGGCCAATGGCTATTACATGATCGTCGCCACCGCAGGCCATGACACAACATCGGCCTCGACCGCAGGGGCCATCATGGAACTGGCCAAGAATCCGGCCCTGTTCGCGCGGTATCGCGACGGCACGGCCGATACAGCAGGGCTGATCGAAGAGGCCATCCGCTGGACCACGCCCGTCCAGCACTTCCTGCGCACGGCGACGGAAGATTGCGAACTTTCCGGCCAGAAGATTGCCAAGGGGGACTGGCTGATGCTGTGCTACCCCAGCGGCAATCGCGACGAAGCCGTGTTCGAAGACCCCTTTACCTTCAATCCGGACCGCACACCCAACAACCAGATCGCCTTCGGCTTTGGCGGGCACGTCTGCCTGGGCCAGCATCTTGCCCGCATGGAAATGCGGATCCTGATGGAAGAGTTGCTGCCCCGCCTCAAGTCAATCGAACTCGCTGGCGAGCCGGCCCGTGTGGAGTCCACTTTTGTCGGCGGACTGAAGCGCCTTCCCATCCGGTTCGAGGCGAACTGA